The proteins below are encoded in one region of Clostridium estertheticum:
- a CDS encoding DNA polymerase Y family protein codes for MSRLIFHIDANSAYLSWEAAYRLQRGGSLDLRLVPSVIGGDEESRHGIVLTKSIPAKKFDIHTGETLYSARAKCPSIIIVPPRYWLYMKCSAAMHQIFEQYTPKIQRFSIDESFLDFSNMEHLYPDYMKLAETIKERVSKELGFTVNIGISNNKLLAKVASDFKKPNRIHTLFPREIKSKMWPLPVEDLFMVGRATTPKLHDLNINTIGELANYDLKILKNKFKSHGLVIWNYANGNEFSEVRRSNYIEMKGIGNSTTTPYDIYDKETAHIVLLSLCETVSMRLRDSKNCCTVVSISVRGSDMISYSRQKKLAVATDSTRKIHETVCCLFDNIWRGDPIRHLGVHITDFCGNDFYQCSLLDTFNYEKDSNLNKTIDEIRLKYGSKAISRSCFLHSGLNSMCGGMADGEEEYPLMSAML; via the coding sequence ATGAGTAGATTAATATTTCATATAGATGCTAATAGCGCTTATTTATCATGGGAAGCTGCTTATAGACTTCAGCGAGGTGGGTCATTAGATCTAAGATTGGTTCCTTCAGTAATAGGCGGAGATGAAGAAAGCAGGCACGGTATTGTTTTAACAAAATCAATTCCAGCTAAAAAATTCGATATTCACACGGGAGAGACTTTATATAGTGCTAGGGCGAAGTGTCCTAGTATTATAATAGTACCACCAAGATATTGGCTTTATATGAAGTGTAGTGCAGCTATGCATCAAATATTTGAGCAGTATACTCCAAAAATTCAACGGTTTAGTATAGATGAAAGTTTTCTTGATTTTTCTAACATGGAACATTTGTATCCAGATTACATGAAGCTCGCTGAAACTATAAAAGAGAGGGTAAGTAAAGAGCTTGGGTTTACAGTAAATATAGGTATATCAAATAATAAACTGCTCGCAAAAGTAGCCTCAGATTTCAAGAAACCAAATAGAATACACACTTTATTTCCCCGGGAAATTAAAAGTAAAATGTGGCCATTACCAGTTGAAGATCTATTTATGGTGGGTAGAGCAACGACACCTAAATTGCATGATTTAAACATTAATACTATTGGAGAATTAGCAAATTATGATTTGAAAATCTTAAAGAATAAATTCAAGAGTCATGGCTTAGTTATTTGGAATTATGCTAATGGCAATGAATTTTCCGAGGTTAGAAGGAGCAATTACATTGAAATGAAGGGAATAGGCAATTCTACTACTACTCCATATGATATTTATGATAAAGAAACAGCTCATATAGTATTGTTATCATTATGTGAAACAGTATCTATGCGTTTAAGAGATTCGAAGAACTGTTGCACTGTAGTAAGTATAAGTGTTAGAGGAAGTGATATGATATCTTATTCTCGTCAGAAAAAATTGGCGGTAGCAACTGATTCTACTCGTAAAATACATGAAACAGTTTGTTGTTTATTTGACAATATTTGGAGAGGGGATCCAATAAGACATTTGGGAGTACATATAACAGACTTTTGTGGTAATGATTTTTATCAGTGTTCTTTACTTGATACTTTTAATTATGAGAAAGATAGCAATCTTAATAAAACAATTGATGAAATCAGGCTAAAATATGGTTCTAAAGCTATTAGTAGATCTTGTTTTCTTCATTCAGGGTTAAATAGTATGTGTGGTGGAATGGCAGATGGGGAGGAAGAATACCCACTAATGAGCGCAATGCTTTAA